Genomic window (Sphingomonas sp. S1-29):
GGGCCGCTGCGGGATGGGGCGGCGGCTGCGCAATGGGGGTGTTGATTTTAAACAACCTCAACGAGCAGATCGGCGGCTGGACATGGGTGCTTGCGCCCATGGTTTTCTTCGTTGCACTCGCGGGCAGTGGGTATTTCACTCAGTCTCTCGTGAAACCTCTGTTCCTCACCATTCAAGACGAGAATGGTAAAAAATATGGGAAGGACCTAGAGGCTTTCGAATATCATTCGTTAGAGACTGGGGTCGGCTTCTGGAAGCCAATGAAAGGAATTGCGTTCGAGCGAGCGGTGATGAAGTTGTTCATTTCTCGCGGTTGTAAGGCCCAAATGACTAAAACGACTGGAGACGGCGGAGTTGATCTAAGACTCTCAATCGCGGGAAATTCATACTGGTGCCAATGCAAAGGACACGCGAAACCCATAGGAGTAGCTCCTATCCGGGAGATAGCCGGTGTTTGCAGCAAAGGAGCCAACCGCCCTATGGTTATTTCCACTAACGGATATACTAGACCAGCAATCGAAGCTGCCCGCGAACTAGGTGTTATACTCCTAGATACCAACGATCTTGTCAGGATAGCGAGGTTGGATAACATAAACGCATTATAGGGCTTCGGCTTATCAGCGCAAAAATATTGCGTATCCAGCCGCTGCCGCAAAAGCGATCGATGGAGCGCGCCAAACCAACACCGCTACAAGTCCCATAGCAGGGCGCTTTTGACGCTCAAAAGATCGAACGATCGCGGGGAGGTCCGCTCGTTCACGGGATGGGGTCAAGTTCGCTTTTTGCATGACACTGTCATCATACCCTGTGCGTTTTGTGCGCGAGAACAAAAAGTGATCGCGAGGGCGTGACTTATGGGCGGCAATATGTATCGTCCGGCTAAATACCCCTATGAAAAATATCCTTCGCCTGCTGACTAACACAGCCACACGACGCGTCGTATCGTTCGCGATTACCGCCCTACTCGCCGCCACGATCGGCATTACGCTCGATGCCGAAACCGTCGCGGTCGTGCTCCTAATCGTATCATCCTTGGGCTTAATCGCTGCGGGCGATAACGCCGGGGCGACGAACGCGCTGGATCAGTTCGAAAGCAAATAATGCCCGCCTCAACCACCTCCATGCATCTGCCGCAGGATATGCGCGATTTGCTGGTTCGCCTTGATACCAAGGTGGACAATATCACGACTCAACTTGAGCGGCTCAACCAGCGCGCCGATGGCCATGAGGCACGGATCGCAACGCTGGAAATTACAAGCGCCGCCCGCGAAACGCTGGTGCAGGCGCATCATGATACCATCAAGCGCGTAGTCGATCTGGAGCGATGGAAGACCGAAACGGTCTCCGAACTCAGAGGCGCAAAGACCGTGGGAAGTATGGTCAAAGGTCTCGCCTTCGCAATCGTCGCGTTTTTGACCTATGTTGGGTATGAGATCGCGGTCGCTCCGGCTGAAGTCAGAGCCCCTGCCGTGACGGTTCACCAGACCCGCTAAGCGGTTCCTTGGGCCGTCTTTATACTTACTTTGATATCAATGATTGATACCGGCGTAATTCTTGGACGATGACGAATGTCGGTTCCACACGCCGCATAAGCCGCGCTAAAACCAGTTTGACGATCCGCGCCGGGGTGATAGCCTAAATATCAGCGATCGGGTCGGTAGCTTGCGAGCGACTTTCTCCTTTTGGAGGGGAGCGTCAGTGGACCTAGCTAAAGCTACCAACCCGATCGTGCATCGCCTCTTTTGGTGAGAGGGCAATGGTAGCAACTTCAATCGCCCATCGGTTGGGCCGTATCCCCGTTGCTACCACTATAGATTGTGCGGAAAATTCCGGAGCCACAAGCCGGTAAATCCGCGCCAAGGCAGAATCGCGCCTCTTAGTCCCCCATCGATGCAATGAGTTGTGGCGCAAAGCGAGGACCAAGCTGGGCCACCGCGAAGTCAATAGGACGGCGTGCGGGGGGCATTTTTTTCGCGGATTTGCAGGTCCACTTGGACGCACCCCTGTATTGCATCCGCGATTCGCAAAGCTAGCTCATGCGCGGCACTGGCCCGCACCCTCTCATGATCCATGGTAATGCCGATCTGCGCCCATGCTGGCGCATCCAATATGGCGGCTTCGATTCGCTGAGTGTCCATGTCGCCATAGTAGGACAAAACGGGAACATGCGGCAAGGGTTAGGCCGTCAATCGCTAACTGAAGGCAACCACCCCGCATCGTTTATGATCCGGTGAACCGTCGTAGCGCCGACGCCGAACTGCTTGGCTAGAGCGCGCATAGATATCTTAGTCGTTTTGTAGACCGACCTGATTTCGTTCGCCTTTTGCATGGTAAGCTTAGCAGCGGTGGAATTTCTTATTTGGGTTTTGCGGTCAACCCATCGACAATTGCTTGGGCTATAACCAAGATCGTTGTCGATACGGTCTAGGGTAAGTTCATCGGTGTATCCGTTGGCTCTAGCCCACTGCTCGAAAGCAAGGGGATTTCTAATCCATTCCTCGCAGACTTTGATTCCCCTTCCTCCGTATCGATGGTAGTTTTTATGGTTAGGATCGGAGCATCGCTGCTTCATGCCTTTGTGAATGATGTAGGGACGCGAGAACTTTTTTGAGGATGTCTTTTGCATCCATTATTTATCAAAACTGTTCCCTGTCGATTCTTCAATAGAGGGGTTCGTCTCCCAATCCCTCTTCGACCAGTTCCTTCGCCGTCATCCCCTCACCCGTCGCCGGGGCGTTTTCGTCATCATCCTCACCGAACGGATTGATCATGCTGGAGGGGTCATCGATGGCGGTATCTTCCCCGTTAAAGATGCTCCCACCCGTGGGCGTTGCCGGTTCCTGATCATCAAAGATGCTCCCGGTGGCGGTAGGTGCCGCATCGGCGGTATCGGCTGATACGGGCGGTGCAGGGAAGTTAGTCCCCGCAATCCAATCGCGAATCCCGGTTAGCTCCATCTGCCAAGTTGGGTTGTCCTTCGCGTTGCGGATACCGCGCGTTAGAGCGCGCTCCCAATCTGCCGCGTTGCCCGTCCTCCCAAAATTCACCAGCCCGCGAAGCATCCCACGGTTCCCGAGGATCGCTGAAGCACCGATCGTCATGATACCGCCGATGATGCTGGCGACACCGGTCGAGCTAGTTAGGTTATCGCGGTTGTAGAAAATGTTGAGCGCCGCCGCCCCCTGCACGGTGTTGGCGATTGCCCCCGCGACATAGCTGTTGGACGAATTTGACGGGATCGATTTAGCAGCGGTAGCCAAGCGGGCAAGATCGTCCAAATCGGAGATCGTCCGCTGATCGAACATGACCGACCGTGCGCGAGGCCCCATCTTATTCCATTCGGTCGCGAAGGTGTTGATCGAGAATGTCGGGGTGTCGCCCTGCTTTGATGCCGGAGCCACGCCCAACTGACGCAAAACCGAACCCCGAACATCGGCGGCTTCGGCACGCGGAAGCTGACGCAAAACCGTCTGGAGTTCGTCCGCGTCCGTTCGCGCCATCTGAGTTAGTTTGTTGGCGACCTGTTGCGGGGAGTTGAAACCTGTCTCGCGCTTGCCGATCAGGTTTTCAACGATCCGCATCGACTGCGATCGACGCGCATAGAAACGATCTGCTTGACGGTAGGCCCGTGCGGCATCGCTCCGACCAGCATTGTGCAGGCCATCGGTAATGTCGCGCGAAAGGCTCGCCCACATTTGATTAGCTTCGCCGCGAGTCACGCCATCGACTGCATTAAGCTGGCGACCGTAGCGGGTTCGCATGTCGCGCAAACCGGCGGCGGTCCACTGCTGGGAAGCCACTTCATCGCGCAAACCCTGAAGGGCGGTGCGTGCGGTCTCAGTGCCGGGGCTCCGCGATAGATTACCGATCATGGTATCGAGCGACGCGACCGTGCGGTTCGGCGAAATCAGCGTGCCCCCACCAAGCTGATCGGCCTGTCGGTAAAGCCCATCGGCGATACCGCGCGATGTCTCGCGATAGCCCGCAATGGTGCCGGGGCGCTGCTGTAGCTGGCGCGCGCCTGCATCTACGATGTTGTCGGATA
Coding sequences:
- a CDS encoding restriction endonuclease, with the translated sequence MHRPRPADYNLPPSYDWRANKGRIQSRESAVGCIGAAAGWGGGCAMGVLILNNLNEQIGGWTWVLAPMVFFVALAGSGYFTQSLVKPLFLTIQDENGKKYGKDLEAFEYHSLETGVGFWKPMKGIAFERAVMKLFISRGCKAQMTKTTGDGGVDLRLSIAGNSYWCQCKGHAKPIGVAPIREIAGVCSKGANRPMVISTNGYTRPAIEAARELGVILLDTNDLVRIARLDNINAL
- a CDS encoding DUF6771 family protein; the protein is MDTQRIEAAILDAPAWAQIGITMDHERVRASAAHELALRIADAIQGCVQVDLQIREKNAPRTPSY